A single window of Pseudarthrobacter defluvii DNA harbors:
- a CDS encoding carbohydrate ABC transporter permease: protein MSNATRTTPAGPASPGPLNAGQGIAGRSRAGKRRIRTGHERTNWAATVILIVCTLGVLVPLYVTVSMAFKTTGQAVDGNAFSLPSPLSLESFGQAWTLTNFPRGFAISVFVSATAVVGEIVVSALAAYAIVRNWDRRLFRWSFFYLLAAMFIPFPVVALPQIQLTGLVGLDNPLGVAILHIVFALAFNTMLFTAFLRSIPLELEESMRMDGAGTWQVFWRLIFPLLGPMSATVGIFAFIASWNDFMMPSLIISDPEMQTIPVLQKIFQTQFSNSYNVAFASYLMAMAPAIVVYLFTQRWVMSGLTQGAVK from the coding sequence ATGAGCAACGCGACCCGCACCACCCCGGCAGGACCGGCCAGCCCAGGACCACTCAATGCCGGGCAAGGCATCGCCGGAAGAAGCCGCGCCGGGAAGCGCCGGATCCGCACCGGCCACGAACGCACCAACTGGGCCGCCACGGTCATCCTCATCGTCTGTACACTCGGTGTGCTCGTCCCGCTGTACGTCACCGTCAGCATGGCCTTCAAGACCACCGGGCAGGCAGTTGACGGCAATGCATTCTCCCTGCCGTCGCCCCTGAGCCTCGAAAGCTTCGGCCAGGCCTGGACGCTGACGAACTTTCCCCGCGGCTTCGCGATCTCCGTGTTCGTGTCCGCCACCGCAGTAGTCGGGGAGATCGTCGTGTCGGCGCTGGCAGCCTACGCGATCGTCCGCAACTGGGACCGCCGGCTGTTCCGCTGGTCGTTCTTCTACCTGCTTGCCGCCATGTTCATCCCGTTCCCCGTGGTGGCGCTGCCGCAAATCCAGCTCACGGGCCTTGTGGGACTGGACAATCCGCTCGGCGTCGCAATCCTGCACATCGTCTTTGCCCTGGCCTTCAACACAATGCTCTTTACGGCGTTCCTGCGCTCAATCCCGCTGGAACTGGAGGAAAGCATGCGGATGGACGGCGCCGGCACATGGCAGGTGTTCTGGCGGCTCATCTTCCCCCTGCTGGGACCCATGAGCGCAACCGTCGGCATCTTCGCCTTCATCGCCTCATGGAATGACTTCATGATGCCGTCGCTCATCATTTCCGATCCCGAAATGCAGACCATTCCCGTGCTGCAAAAGATCTTCCAGACGCAGTTCAGCAACAGCTACAACGTTGCCTTCGCCTCCTACCTGATGGCAATGGCGCCGGCCATCGTCGTTTACCTGTTTACCCAGCGATGGGTGATGTCCGGCCTCACCCAGGGTGCGGTCAAGTGA